One genomic region from Yarrowia lipolytica chromosome 1C, complete sequence encodes:
- a CDS encoding uncharacterized protein (Compare to YALI0C05324g, some similarities with uniprot|Q96U73 Neurospora crassa Conserved hypothetical protein) — translation MSFNHYRSSRSPYRDRYDSWMRDRHLDRQREVSPHRTCRNDRHDRPTSWDTKRGERRDEPREYREYGSPGDSLPRARERVGRSPRSPRDIRRLSDCSRMSDSRIELDSPLAQRRHSSIAHEQIVARDNHSGTFRRGDRDSTSSRTRVSRFDAVDPVAVATSIAAKINAGLMARDLAYRKQQTDPARQMDEEDAESRNEDSSSSSASKLSMGSMGSEDTSGYDSPQPVPKRPIIKMTPRCVKSPSPQTETLAAPAVAEAEPTHYTRDVDINGFRSKHLLTKSSTQAEIQATTGCSVTSRGRFMDKGEIPGDEKPLHLHLEGPTTESIAAAVNKIQSILHQDMYDDHRNPAAFYRNVSVVNNSGLTPFQLRGLVVGPQGQNIKHIQQASGCRIQIKGIGSRYMEGEVEEQVPLYVNVSGHDEASVDIAEHLIMDLMRVVESSAHKRYRMSKR, via the coding sequence atgTCATTCAACCACTACAGAAGTAGTAGAAGCCCGTATCGGGACCGATACGACAGCTGGATGCGGGACCGCCACCTGGACCGACAGCGTGAAGTGTCGCCGCACAGAACCTGCAGGAACGACCGACACGACCGACCGACGTCATGGGACACTAAGAGAGGCGAACGGAGGGACGAGCCCAGAGAATATAGAGAATACGGCAGCCCGGGAGACTCGTTGCCGAGAGCACGAGAGCGTGTGGGGCGGTCGCCGCGGTCACCACGCGACATTCGACGGCTGTCCGACTGCAGTCGCATGTCTGATTCCCGAATCGAGCTGGATTCCCCGTTAGCCCAGAGACGACATTCTAGCATAGCTCACGAGCAGATAGTGGCACGTGACAACCACAGTGGTACATTCCGCCGCGGCGACAGAGACTCCACATCCTCACGAACGCGGGTCAGCCGGTTTGATGCCGTCGACCcggtggcagtggcaaCTTCTATCGCTGCCAAAATCAATGCCGGGCTCATGGCCCGTGATCTCGCTTACCGCAAGCAGCAGACCGATCCGGCGCGACAaatggacgaggaggacgcAGAGTCACGTAATGAggactcgtcgtcgtcgtcagcGAGCAAACTCTCCATGGGGTCTATGGGATCCGAAGACACCTCGGGCTACGACTCTCCACAGCCGGTCCCTAAGCGTCCTATCATAAAGATGACTCCTCGCTGTGTTAAGAGCCCCAGCCCACAGACTGAGACGCTTGCGGCACCCGCTGTCGCAGAGGCAGAGCCCACGCATTACACCCGTGATGTGGATATCAACGGCTTCCGAAGCAAGCACCTGCTGACCAAGTCCTCGACACAGGCTGAGATCCAGGCCACGACGGGCTGTTCGGTCACCTCCCGTGGCCGGTTCATGGACAAGGGCGAGATCCCTGGTGACGAAAAGCCGCTCCACCTGCATTTGGAGGGTCCCACAACGGAGTCCATCGCCGCTGCTGTCAACAAAATCCAGTCAATCCTGCATCAGGATATGTACGACGACCATCGAAACCCCGCGGCTTTCTACCGCAACGTGTCGGTCGTCAACAACTCCGGATTGACTCCCTTCCAGCTGCGAGGGCTTGTTGTGGGCCCTCAGGGACAGAACATCAAGCACATCCAGCAGGCATCTGGCTGTCGCATTCAGATCAAGGGCATTGGCAGCCGGTATATGGAGGGCGAAGTGGAGGAACAGGTGCCGCTGTACGTCAACGTGAGTGGCCATGACGAGGCATCCGTTGACATTGCTGAGCATCTGATCATGGATCTTATGAGAGTGGTGGAGAGCAGTGCTCATAAGCGATACCGAATGAGTAAGCGGTAA
- a CDS encoding uncharacterized protein (Compare to YALI0C05346g, similar to uniprot|P53040 Saccharomyces cerevisiae YGL112C Transcription initiation factor TFIID 60 kDa subunit (TAFII-60)) has translation MSINFSHTLWSPSDTVKDVAETLGISNLPDDVAKTLAMDVEYRIHEVIEQALKFMRHSKRTTLGTSDVGEALRALNVEPLYGYEGVANEKSVSYREAITGPGQTLYYVDDDEVDFERLINQPLPKVPRATSLTAHWVAIDGVQPAIPQNPLASDIRAMSVDLRGAQTTNNSIATINGSSDVKVKPLVKHVLSKELQLYFDRVVGALMDGSEVVVTATGDEKEAAVKQHAAALSSLRNDPGFHQLVPYFVQFVAEKVTHNLKNLPVLYTMLQVIDALLTNPTLFMDPYIHSLMPSVLTLILAKKIGPKPGHEDIVEDSQVTISQYSIRDFAASLLARICDKYNEIYASLKPRAIRTLLKAFMDPTKPIPTLYGALQGIQALGNEAVRVVIVGNLKLWSDTLYNRLLKSSSDSTLELEQLNKCLISALRQIKGQAIYPDQELTEQEIDRCKELVGDKVYELIEKLDDSQQVVHGLVDFEGKQVE, from the coding sequence atgtccatCAACTTTTCCCACACCCTGTGGTCTCCCAGTGACACGGTCAAAGACGTGGCCGAGACTCTGGGCATCTCCAATCTGCCCGATGACGTGGCCAAAACGCTTGCCATGGACGTGGAATACCGAATCCACGAGGTGATTGAACAGGCGCTCAAGTTCATGCGACACTCGAAACGAACGACTCTGGGGACCTCCGACGTGGGCGAGGCTCTTCGAGCGCTCAACGTGGAGCCCCTTTACGGCTACGAGGGCGTGGCCAACGAAAAAAGCGTGTCTTACAGAGAAGCCATCACCGGACCAGGACAAACGCTGTACTATGTGGATGACGATGAGGTGGACTTTGAACGGCTCATCAACCAACCGCTGCCTAAGGTGCCTCGTGCCACATCACTGACAGCTCACTGGGTGGCGATCGATGGAGTGCAACCTGCCATCCCACAAAACCCCCTGGCCAGCGACATCAGAGCCATGAGTGTTGATCTGAGAGGCGCCCAGACCACCAACAACTCGATCGCCACCATCAACGGCTCGTCGGACGTCAAGGTGAAGCCTCTCGTCAAACATGTGCtgtccaaggagctgcagcTGTACTTTGACCGTGTGGTGGGTGCACTTATGGACGGCTCGGAAGTGGTTGTCACTGCTACCGgagacgagaaggaggctgcgGTCAAGCAACATGCGGCTGctctttcttctctgcGAAACGACCCCGGATTCCACCAGTTGGTGCCCTACTTTGTGCAGTTTGTGGCCGAAAAAGTCACACATAacctcaagaacctgcCCGTGCTCTACACTATGCTGCAGGTAATTGACGCACTGCTGACTAACCCCACGCTGTTCATGGACCCCTACATTCACTCACTGATGCCCTCTGTGCTGACTTTGATTCTCGCGAAGAAGATTGGTCCCAAGCCCGGCCATGAGGACATTGTGGAGGACTCGCAGGTGACCATTTCTCAGTACTCGATTCGTGACTTTGCTGCATCTCTTCTGGCACGAATCTGCGACAAATACAACGAGATCTACGCTTCTCTCAAGCCCAGAGCCATCCGAACGCTACTCAAGGCATTCATGGACCCCACCAAGCCGATACCCACTCTCTATGGCGCTCTCCAGGGCATTCAGGCGCTTGGTAATGAGGCCGTTCGTGTGGTCATTGTAGGCAACCTGAAGCTGTGGAGTGATACACTTTACAACCGGCTGttgaagtcgtcgtcggactCTACtttggagctggagcagctcaacaagtGTTTGATTTCGGCTCTGCGACAGATCAAGGGCCAGGCCATCTACCCCGATCAAGAGCTCACTGAGCAGGAGATTGATCGATGCAAGGAGCTGGTGGGAGACAAGGTGTATGAActgattgagaagctggacgATTCACAGCAGGTTGTTCATGGATTGGTGGATTTCGAGGGTAAGCAGGTGGAGTAA
- a CDS encoding uncharacterized protein (Compare to YALI0C05368g, similar to uniprot|Q9P7C7 Schizosaccharomyces pombe DEAD/DEAH box RNA helicase), giving the protein MPRDREYDQWGYSGTRRDGGGRYGYRDRSRDERDRFRDVRDRDRDRDRDRERDRGGYRQDPRDRRYSRSRERERRGSGSRDRSRDRSRDRSRDAHRPPPSGRPHQPSGHDSTKSSNSMSETSSTSQVTGTTPNTTNATPSQAEIDAKKAAKLAKVAEWKRKKELERSKSASASPAPSTAPASPKAGFSMSGLSGLRKATDQGQVKRKMFFGGDSDEEDAGRKPAKLLKKLGEKEGSGKSEGKGRGGSQSEAKNASEKNGAASEPAEVDPLDAYMSSLTLPTTTSVSIADSTPLENLNVWEQVDTLEKSQDPTLDLSALSKRKEIAIVDHSKQVYEDFRRQFYVESSELADMTEAETNELRLSLDGIKIRGKDCPKPISKWTQLGLPGPTMGVLNDLRYDKPTSIQAQAIPAVMSGRDVISVAKTGSGKTLAFLLPMLRHIKHRVGVETHTTTLSGASSHPLGVIITPTRELCVQIYRDLRPFLAALELTAVCAYGGSPIKDQIAALKKGTHIIVCTPGRMIDLLAANQGRVLSLSRVTFLVIDEADRMFDMGFEPQVLKLTQSIRPDRQTVLFSATFPKKMEQLARRVLSKRSSDSLGPIEIIVGARSVVASEITQFVEVFQNEKSKFPRLLEVLGKYFAQGFFDEQSEGRVGTGESAATPIPNPKCLIFVERQESADSLLKELIQSGYPCLSIHGGKEQADRDQAISDFKSGLVSVLIATSVAARGLDVKGLGLVVNWDSPNHMEDYVHRVGRTGRAGQKGTALTFLLSDQERLAAEISRAIKSSGNAPPAPVQLMTERFEFKVRSGTEKRHMYGFSGKGLERLQDERDATREHERRAYEGDEAGEAETESSTPAASTANTDIIPKPVIVVTPPDSKSPTTAYHTTLQINDFPQQARYRASSNTSVSRVIANTGCSITAKGEYYPPGRIPGPKDEPKLFILIEGTSERAVKLAHHELSELLVSGLVKGARYQV; this is encoded by the coding sequence atgccacgtgaccgtgAGTATGACCAATGGGGCTATTCTGGCACCCgcagagatggaggtggacgGTACGGATACCGAGATCGCTCGAGAGACGAGCGAGATCGGTTCCGGGATGTtagagacagagacagagacagagacagagacagagaaagagacagaGGGGGTTACAGACAGGACCCGCGCGACCGACGTTATTcgagatcacgtgagcgGGAACGTCGCGGCTCTGGTTCACGGGATCGGTCACGGGATCGGTCACGGGATCGGTCACGGGACGCACATCGACCTCCCCCCTCGGGCCGTCCACACCAGCCTTCTGGGCATGATTCTACTAAGTCATCTAATTCCATGAGTGAAACTTCGAGTACTAGCCAGGTGACCGGCACCACGCCCAATACGACAAATGCAACCCCGTCGCAAGCAGAAATCGACGCCAAAAAAGCTGCCAAGCTTGCCAAAGTCGCTGAATGGAAGCGCAaaaaggagctggagagaaGTAAGAGCGCCAGCGCGAGCCCTGCTCCTTCCACCGCCCCCGCTTCTCCGAAAGCCGGCTTCTCCATGTCCGGATTGAGTGGTTTGCGTAAAGCTACAGATCAGGGCCAGGTGAAGAGAAAGATGTTCTTTGGGGGAGACTCAGATGAAGAGGACGCCGGTAGGAAGCCGGCAAAATTGTTGAAAAAGTTGGGTGAGAAGGAGGGCAGTGGTAAGAGTGAGGGTAAGGGAAGAGGTGGAAGCCAAAGTGAGGCCAAGAATGCCTCTGAAAAGAACGGTGCTGCTTCTGAGCCTGCCGAAGTCGACCCCCTCGACGCCTACATGTCTTCCCTGACCcttccaaccaccacatcTGTCTCCATAGCCGACTCCACTCCTTTGGAAAATCTCAATGTCTGGGAGCAGGTGGATACGCTGGAAAAGTCACAGGATCCGACTCTCGATCTTTCTGCGCTTTCGAAACGAAAGGAGATTGCGATTGTGGACCACTCCAAACAGGTCTATGAAGACTTCCGACGCCAATTCTACGTCGAATCGAGCGAACTTGCCGACATGACTGAAGCCGAAACGAATGAGCTGCGTCTTTCACTCGACGGAATCAAAATCCGAGGCAAAGATTGTCCCAAGCCAATCTCCAAATGGACACAACTGGGTCTTCCGGGACCTACTATGGGAGTTCTGAACGACTTGCGATACGATAAACCCACAAGTATCCAAGCCCAGGCAATTCCAGCTGTCATGAGCGGCCGAGATGTGATTTCTGTAGCCAAAACAGGTTCAGGAAAGACCTTAGCGTTTCTATTACCAATGCTACGTCACATCAAACACCGTGTTGGGGTCGAAACACATACCACCACTCTTTCGGGGGCCTCCTCTCACCCCTTGGGTGTCATCATTACACCCACAAGAGAACTGTGTGTACAAATCTACCGAGACTTGAGGCCGTTTCTGGCTGCTCTCGAACTCACAGCTGTATGCGCTTATGGCGGCAGTCCCATCAAAGACCAGattgctgctctcaaaaAGGGCACCCATATCATTGTCTGTACTCCTGGACGAATGATCGACTTGTTGGCTGCCAACCAAGGTAGAGTGCTCTCATTATCCAGAGTGACCTTCCTGGTCATTGACGAAGCCGATCGAATGTTCGATATGGGCTTTGAGCCTCAGGTTCTCAAGTTGACCCAATCTATCCGACCTGACCGGCAAACTGTACTTTTTTCAGCCACTTTTCCGAAGAAAATGGAACAGCTGGCGCGAAGAGTGCTCAGCAAGCGGTCGTCTGACTCCCTGGGTCCTATTGAAATCATTGTCGGAGCGCGCTCCGTGGTTGCTTCTGAAATCACGCAGTTTGTGGAAGTATTCCAGAACGAAAAGAGCAAGTTCCCGCGCCTTTTAGAGGTTCTGGGCAAGTATTTTGCTCAGGGATTCTTTGACGAGCAAAGTGAGGGTCGTGTGGGTACCGGAGAGTCGGCAGCTACCCCCATTCCCAACCCCAAGTGTCTCATCTTTGTGGAGCGTCAGGAGAGTGCTGATTCTttgctcaaggagctcatcCAATCTGGTTACCCGTGTCTTTCTATTCATGGAGGCAAGGAGCAGGCTGATCGAGACCAGGCGATCAGCGATTTCAAAAGCGGGCTTGTTTCCGTGCTCATTGCCACCTCTGTGGCTGCTCGAGGTCTCGACGTCAAGGGGCTCGGTCTAGTTGTCAACTGGGACTCCCCCAACCACATGGAAGACTACGTGCATCGGGTTGGGCGAACCGGACGGGCTGGTCAGAAGGGTACAGCGTTGACGTTCCTTCTGAGTGACCAGGAGCGTCTGGCAGCTGAAATCTCACGTGCCATCAAGTCGTCTGGAAACGCGCCCCCTGCGCCTGTGCAGCTCATGACCGAGAGATTCGAGTTCAAGGTGCGGTCTGGAACTGAGAAGAGACACATGTACGGCTTCTCTGGTAAAGGTCTGGAGCGTCTACAGGATGAGAGAGATGCGACCAGAGAACATGAGCGACGAGCATATGAGGGAGACGAGGCTGGAGAGGCTGAGACGGAAAGCAGTACTCCAGCTGCCAGTACTGCAAACACTGATATCATTCCCAAGCCTGTGATTGTGGTTACTCCTCCAGACAGCAAATCCCCCACAACTGCTTACCACACGACGCTGCAGATCAACGACTTCCCTCAGCAGGCTCGATACAGAGCCAGTAGTAACACTTCTGTCAGTCGTGTTATTGCCAACACTGGTTGCAGTATCACTGCTAAGGGCGAGTACTATCCTCCTGGTCGTATTCCCGGACCCAAGGATGAACCCAAGCTGTTTATTCTCATTGAGGGTACCAGTGAGCGGGCGGTGAAACTGGCTCATCATGAGTTGTCGGAGCTTCTGGTGAGTGGTTTGGTTAAGGGCGCTAGGTATCAGGTGTAG
- a CDS encoding uncharacterized protein (Converted to coding from non-coding YALI0C05390g, no similarity): MFPLFLLLAPALAAPTATPTMTSTSSTTANSAAITTTSLQTVKAFGLHCEPSEYRLHTKTEMTYEDELCIVNEYVFTTCRNRPPSTCPPEEQVLVTKTWETDSGFDIWTTTGVVTECVKQTTTKTSTTVLPTKTFTPTPSSTESKPTSTPSTSSRTSSKTSTLPETTPEAQVSTIPPTSTLYSTTIVTTISSKIVTVTVPCDSADVLETKTESDTEPPKSTTEPPKSPEPITTSEPTPKSTTKALEPSPEVPQPKIQSKPDPTTEPKSEPVISSKPEPTPEPITSESVPPAPPSIETMTYFVTTTSVCDIPDCLTTSFQPEPSKPAEPTPSPPPSPSEPAEPQFSGTVPPQANAAVPIVTAPLLALIPVIALFLAIETCIDLRCITTVCIASGDFL; this comes from the exons ATGTTCcctctttttctcctcctAGCTCCGGCTCTGGCTGCTCCAACAGCTACGCCTACCATGACCTCAACCTCTTCAACCACCGCCAACTCAGCTGCAATCACTACAACATCTCTGCAAACAGTCAAGGCCTTCGGTCTTCATTGCGAGCCCTCCGAATACCGTCTCCACACCAAAACCGAGATGACATATGAGGACGAGCTATGCATTGTGAACGAGTACGTCTTCACCACCTGTCGAAACCGGCCTCCTTCCACCTGCCCTCCTGAAGAGCAGGTGCTGGTAACCAAGACTTGGGAAACTGATTCAGGTTTCGATATCTGGACCACCACTGGGGTTGTCACTGAATGTGTCAAACAAACCACAACCAAAACTTCAACAACTGTCCTTCCTACTAAGACTTTTACTCCAACGCCTTCGTCCACTGAGTCCAAGCCTACATCAACCCCTAGCACATCCTCCAGAACATCCTCCAAGACTTCAACTCTGCCGGAAACAACCCCCGAAGCTCAGGTCTCTACCATTCCCCCTACCTCTACTCTCTACTCCACAACCATCgtcaccaccatctccagcaAGATTGTCACGGTTACTGTTCCCTGTGACTCTGCAGATGTTCTTGAGACAAAGACGGAGTCAGACACGGAGCCTCCCAAGTCAACCACGGAGCCTCCTAAGTCG CCAGAACCGATCACCACTTCGGAACCCACTCCCAAGTCAACCACCAAGGCCCTTGAACCCTCCCCCGAGGTTCCTCAACCCAAGATTCAATCCAAGCCTGATCCCACCACTGAGCCCAAATCTGAGCCGGTGATCTCTTCAAAGCCTGAGCCTACTCCCGAGCCAATTACGTCTGAATCCgttcctcctgctcctccttctaTCGAGACAATGACTTACtttgtcaccaccacctctgtTTGTGATATTCCCGATTGTTTGACCACCAGTTTCCAGCCTGAACCCTCCAAGCCAGCCGAGCCTACACCTTCTCCCCCTCCCTCTCCCTCTGAACCAGCTGAGCCCCAGTTCTCGGGAACAGTTCCTCCCCAGGCAAACGCCGCAGTTCCTATCGTGACTGCACCTCTCCTAGCTCTCATTCCTGTCATCGCTCTATTTCT GGCAATCGAGACGTGCATCGATCTGAGATGTATCACCACCGTTTGTATCGCTAGTGGTGACTTTCTTTAA
- a CDS encoding uncharacterized protein (Compare to YALI0C05467g, similar to Saccharomyces cerevisiae GRX1 (YCL035C) and GRX2 (YDR513W); ancestral locus Anc_1.38, similar to uniprot|P17695 Saccharomyces cerevisiae YDR513W Glutaredoxi (Thioltransferase)): MATESAIKTIKEHIAKDKVFVASKSYCPYCKQTKQLLSQFKEAKPVILELDELDDGAELQAALAEITGQRTVPNVFIGGQHIGGNSDLQVLAQKDELADKIKAAL; the protein is encoded by the coding sequence ATGGCCACCGAGTCCGCTatcaagaccatcaaggagcacattgccaaggacaaggtcTTCGTGGCCTCCAAGTCCTACTGCCCCTACTGCAAGCAgaccaagcagctgctttcccagttcaaggaggccaagccCGTGATTCTCGAGCTCGACGAGCTTGACGATGGTGCCGAGCTCCAGGCTGCTCTCGCCGAGATCACTGGCCAGCGAACCGTTCCCAACGTTTTCATTGGAGGCCAGCACATTGGTGGCAACTCCGATCTGCAGGTTCTTGCCCAGAAGGACGAGCTGGCCGATAAGATCAAGGCTGCCCTTTAA
- a CDS encoding uncharacterized protein (Compare to YALI0C05489g, similar to Saccharomyces cerevisiae LSB5 (YCL034W); ancestral locus Anc_1.39, some similarities with uniprot|Q8NIM9 Saccharomyces cerevisiae YCL034W Hypothetical protein), which produces MGFLSSDKPYTAVTSTIESLCGRDYEEEDVADMVELMEIIQLRPDGPTEAARALRKKLKYGGKHAQLRALVILDTLVENGERLSMLFNDTQLIDRLKIVVSGAEGLHPMDSAVQKKAQAYAKSWSRYKGKRGYEGISSLYKGGATSSAAARSRASSYGNGGAGNSGSGRRSSRYSNRVEDLSEDSDDSRDGGYDSPPPRSRDSPRARASPRTPRDRSPYSDEDRPKRSNRGSARYERGFDDEPRSSSKPFFSSKTRTRGSTPVDDYDEEDEPGERPQFSSRNRRSGGGVADFEDREKTEKSSKRSSLSKFFKGSSPEPASSSARGSTPSGLSASSSNAPLNAKVEKPRIQEVLAESHVAATNLNNALRMVNKDKGQLSTQDAYATECFNKCRKLRKKVVRYIHGIHDGEYVGPLLHVNEELIAALRHYDKLASVHGSDSEPEDDWRNEDGVDEVTEQVAKISIPKRAPPPIPKKPKNLHYSDEEDDNPFGDDNEL; this is translated from the coding sequence ATGGGCTTCCTCTCATCCGACAAACCATACACAGCCGTCACCTCCACCATCGAGTCTCTCTGTGGACGAGactacgaggaggaggatgtggCCGACATGGTCGAGCTCATGGAAATCATTCAATTGCGTCCCGACGGACCCACCGAAGCCGCCCGGGCTCTCAGAAAGAAACTAAAGTACGGCGGCAAGCATGCCCAACTCAGAGCTCTGGTGATTCTCGACACCTTAGTTGAGAACGGAGAACGGCTCTCCATGCTGTTTAACGACACTCAGCTGATTGACCGGCTCAAAATTGTCGTTTCCGGCGCAGAAGGCCTGCATCCCATGGACTCTGCcgtccagaagaaggcccaGGCCTACGCCAAGAGCTGGAGCCGATACAAGGGCAAGAGAGGCTACGAGGGTATCTCCTCTCTGTACAAGGGAGGTGCCACATCCAGCGCTGCTGCCAGATCACGGGCAAGCAGCTACGGCAACGGAGGAGCAGGAAATTCTGGCTCCGGAAGACGGTCCTCCAGATACTCTAACCGAGTCGAAGACCTGTCTGAGGACTCGGACGACAGCCGAGATGGAGGCTACGACTCGCCCCCTCCCCGATCACGCGATTCTCCCCGTGCACGTGCGTCTCCACGAactccacgtgaccggtCTCCCTACTCTGACGAAGATAGACCCAAGCGGTCTAACCGAGGTAGTGCTCGTTACGAGAGAGGGTTTGACGACGAGCCCCGATCCTCGTCGAAACCATTCTTTTCGTCCAAAACTCGAACACGAGGAAGCACGCCCGTGGATGACTACGATGAGGAAGATGAGCCCGGAGAACGACCTCAGTTTTCCAGCCGAAACCGGCgctctggaggtggagtaGCGGACTTTGAGGACAGAGAAAAGACGGAAAAGTCGTCGAAACGTTCGTCTCTGTCGAAATTCTTCAAGGGCTCTTCTCCCGAGCCTGCCTCATCGTCTGCTCGAGGCTCTACGCCCTCCGGACTGTCCGCATCTTCTTCTAATGCTCCCCTGAATGCCAAGGTTGAGAAGCCGCGTATCCAGGAGGTTTTGGCGGAGTCTCACGTTGCAGCTACCAACCTGAACAACGCTCTCAGAATGGTCAACAAGGATAAGGGCCAGTTGAGTACCCAGGACGCGTATGCCACTGAGTGTTTCAACAAGTGCCGAAAGTTGCGAAAGAAGGTGGTGCGATATATTCACGGTATCCACGATGGCGAATATGTAGgtcctcttcttcatgtcAACGAGGAGCTCATTGCTGCTCTGCGGCACTACGACAAGTTGGCGTCTGTCCATGGCTCTGATTCTGAGCCCGAGGATGATTGGAGAAACGAAGATGGAGTAGATGAAGTCACCGAGCAGGTGGCCAAGATCAGCATCCCTAAacgagctcctccacccaTCCCgaagaagcccaagaacTTGCATTATTcggatgaggaggatgacaaTCCGTTTGGAGATGATAATGAGTTGTAG
- a CDS encoding uncharacterized protein (Compare to YALI0C05500g, gnl|GLV|YALI0C05500g [Yarrowia lipolytica] some similarities with gb|EAQ98659.1 Congregibacter litoralis oligoribonuclease), whose amino-acid sequence MLKSKNLSALLSQSLTTLPEEPPLSTYGTTSNPPPAIFSSLLGSALGREIAASHINPNAKYLAHYQGLDSDQIASTEQQWLNSVCSGESKKKVHVIFAAQTFSEYLRGCTKALDGSKPKWVTIETNDAVFLVRQIGGEEGLLLVTVATRGTPLGLLFTKTDGVYSELEKGLEGYKVA is encoded by the exons ATGTTGAAAAGCAAGAATTTGTCGGCCCTGCTTTCACAGTCATTGACCACGTTGCCGGAAGAGCCCCCGTTATCGA CCTACGGTACCACATCGAACCCTCCACCcgccatcttctcctccctcttGGGCTCTGCTCTCGGTCGAGAAATTGCCGCCTCGCATATCAATCCTAACGCCAAGTACCTGGCCCACTACCAGGGCCTGGACTCGGACCAAATTGCATCAACAGAACAGCAGTGGCTCAACAGCGTGTGTTCGGGCGAGTCCAAGAAAAAAGTGCATGTCATTTTCGCCGCCCAGACTTTTTCCGAGTACCTGAGGGGCTGCACCAAGGCGCTGGACGGCTCCAAACCCAAATGGGTCACCATAGAGACCAATGACGCGGTGTTTCTGGTGCGACAGATCGGAGGAGAGGAAGGACTGTTGCTGGTCACCGTGGCAACGAGAGGCACGCCCCTAGGACTGCTGTTTACAAAGACCGATGGAGTTTATTCAGAGCTGGAAAAGGGTCTTGAAGGGTACAAGGTGGCGTAA